From one Tindallia californiensis genomic stretch:
- the dnaB gene encoding replicative DNA helicase → MEDFREMMQVPPHSVEAEQSVLGAMLLDREAVFVSLEMLLPEDFYKEAHRELFEASANIFQRDEPVDMLTLTEELKKRETLAAIGGIPYITSLTTSVPLTINVEYYAKIVEEKAVLRRLISSSREIAEQGYRPDVNVQELLEQAQKNIYDITQKQYRQGFTSIQEVVSEAFDEIEARYENKQAVTGLSTGFLDIDNKLNGLHASDLILVAARPAMGKSAFALNLAQNAALKSDAAVAIFSLEMSKEQLILRMLAAESMVDLGKIQSGQLNDEEWGRIAQAMVPLSAAKIFFDDSAGISVTQMRSKARRLKMEKGLDLVLIDYLQLMQGDGRTENRQQEISAISRNLKIMAKELDCPVIALSQLSRAPEQRADHKPILSDLRESGAIEQDADVVIFLYREAYYDEESEQQNLAEIIMAKHRHGETGTVEMVWLGQFQKFVDASKYM, encoded by the coding sequence ATGGAAGATTTTAGGGAAATGATGCAGGTACCGCCTCATAGCGTAGAAGCAGAACAATCGGTACTGGGAGCCATGTTGCTGGATCGGGAAGCTGTTTTTGTCTCACTGGAAATGTTGTTGCCGGAGGATTTCTATAAAGAAGCCCATCGAGAGCTTTTTGAAGCTTCCGCGAATATCTTTCAGCGAGACGAACCGGTGGATATGCTGACCCTTACGGAAGAATTAAAAAAAAGAGAAACCTTAGCGGCGATTGGTGGTATTCCTTATATCACCAGCCTTACAACGTCAGTACCCTTAACCATCAATGTGGAATACTATGCCAAAATAGTAGAAGAAAAAGCGGTATTGAGAAGGCTTATCAGCTCTTCCAGAGAAATTGCGGAGCAGGGATACCGGCCAGACGTTAACGTACAGGAACTACTGGAGCAGGCGCAGAAAAATATTTATGATATTACACAAAAACAATATCGGCAAGGATTTACCAGCATTCAGGAAGTGGTCAGTGAAGCTTTTGACGAAATTGAAGCCCGCTATGAAAACAAGCAAGCTGTCACCGGACTTAGTACCGGATTTTTAGACATTGACAACAAACTTAACGGCCTTCATGCTTCCGACTTAATTCTGGTAGCGGCACGTCCGGCCATGGGTAAGTCAGCCTTTGCTCTGAACCTTGCTCAGAACGCTGCCTTAAAATCCGATGCGGCTGTGGCTATTTTTAGCTTGGAAATGTCGAAGGAACAATTGATTCTACGAATGTTGGCAGCTGAATCGATGGTAGATCTGGGAAAAATCCAGAGTGGTCAGCTCAACGACGAAGAATGGGGTCGCATTGCTCAGGCCATGGTTCCATTATCGGCAGCGAAGATCTTTTTTGATGATTCTGCCGGCATTTCGGTGACACAGATGCGTTCAAAGGCCCGGCGACTAAAAATGGAAAAGGGGCTGGATCTGGTTCTCATTGACTATTTGCAGCTAATGCAGGGAGATGGACGCACTGAAAACCGGCAGCAGGAAATATCGGCCATCTCCAGAAATCTTAAGATTATGGCAAAAGAACTGGATTGTCCGGTCATTGCTTTGTCCCAGCTTTCACGTGCTCCTGAGCAACGGGCGGATCATAAACCGATTCTTTCGGATTTAAGAGAATCCGGTGCGATCGAGCAGGATGCCGACGTGGTAATCTTCCTCTACCGGGAAGCCTATTACGATGAAGAAAGCGAACAACAAAACCTGGCCGAAATTATTATGGCAAAACATCGGCACGGAGAAACTGGAACCGTTGAAATGGTTTGGCTAGGACAGTTTCAAAAATTTGTGGACGCTTCAAAATATATGTAA
- a CDS encoding DUF1858 domain-containing protein, with product MSKVNESMTIMDVLNMDPGVAPIFMKHGLACLGCPGATMESIADAGQVHGIDVSKLVSELNEYLEKAEA from the coding sequence ATGTCAAAAGTAAATGAAAGCATGACAATTATGGATGTCTTAAACATGGATCCGGGAGTGGCGCCTATCTTTATGAAACATGGCCTTGCCTGCCTGGGATGCCCTGGTGCTACCATGGAAAGCATTGCTGATGCCGGTCAGGTTCATGGCATTGATGTATCCAAGCTAGTATCTGAACTGAACGAATATTTGGAAAAAGCTGAAGCGTAG